The Embleya scabrispora genome segment CACGCCCGAACCGGCCGTCGCGGCCCGCAAACCGTACAAGCATCGCGGACACCCGGCCTCCCGCGCCGGAGGCATGCCGTCGGGCCTACCGCGTCTCGACGGCCGTTCGCGCAGGGGCGAGCGGGTGGTTTCGGTCGCGGTACCACGCCTGTTGCTCGACGGTGGCCGCTCCGCCGGTCGTGTCGACGCCGGCGGTGAGGCCGAAGTCGTGAACGGTGGGGCGTCCCTGTCCGTCCCACCAGCACCACGCCGCCTCCACCTCGTCCCACAACCGTCGCGGCCCGCTCTGCAGGACGTGGGGGGTGCACCCCGGGGCGAATCCGGCTGCGGCGGTGGAGTGCCCGAGGCCGGTGTCAGCGGCGTACAGCCACAACGTCCCGCCGCCGTGTCCATCCGGAACAGGCTGGGCAAGGCAGTCGCGAACGCACAACCCGAGGACGAAACCCACGGGATCGAACGGCCCGGCGACCACGTCGCCCCACCCGAGCGAGGTCGTGGACGCGGCGGCGGTGGCGGTCCAGTCGTCGGGGAGCGCCGCTGCGCCGTAGTGCCGGCGGTCGGGGCGTTGGCGGCGGAGTTTCATGAACGCGGTGGCCATCGTGAACGACCCGCTCGCACCACGCCGGTCCTCGTCCACGACCAGGCGCAGCGCGCAGTCCCCGGTGCTGTAGTCCGTTCCCCAGGGCATGACGATTACCGCGCCCGCCCTGGCCTGCTCGATCCACGCCGCGGGGATGAGCCGCACACCGGCGGTGACCTGGACCCGATCGTAGGGACCTGCGTCGGGGTGTCCGAGAACACCGTCGCCGGTGACGACGCGGACGGCGTCGCCGTATCCGGCCCGTGCCAGGTTCGCCCGGGCCTGCTCGGCGAGTTCGGGGTCGATCTCGACCGAGACGACGTCGCAGCCGCGCGCGGCCAACAGCGCGGCGCTGTACCCGGTCCCGGTCCCGATCTCCAACACCCGCATGCCCGTCTGGGCGTCGAGGTCGAACAGCATCTCGGCGACGGTCGAGGGCGCCGACGCCGAAGATGTCGCCAACCGCCCCGCGCCGTCGCCCGTATGCGGGCCGTCGTCCCACTGGGTCACCAACGCCCGATCCGAATACACCGCCGCCCGCCACGCGTCGGGATCACGGCGGCGGTCGACGACGACGTCGCCGTCCTCGGGCCAGACCCGATCGGGAAGGAACTCCCCCCGCGCGACCCGCTCGAACACCGGCTGCCACCCCTGCGGCAACACGCCTTTGCCCTCCAACAGGGCCGCCAGGGAAACGGGACCGACGACGGTCACGGCTTGCGCCGCTGACCGGGCCCGGGGGGCGTACTGCCGTCCTTGGACGGATCACCCGGCGTCGGATTGGGATCCGGCTGCGGAGGCTGAATCGGAGCGGGCGGACCACCATGATCACCGGGCATCGCGAACCAACTTCCGAGCGGCTACTGAACGCACCCTAGGAACCCCGGAACGTAAGCGTCAAGACGCTGCATGAATCCGATCGGCGAACGCAGTCCGCTCGCCCCAGGCACGACCGCGCGGTATCTGCTGGTTCCATCGGGGGAGCAGGCCCGGACCCGACCGGCCCACGTCGCCCCGCCCTGGAGACCGTGCTGCCGCGCGCTCGCGCCACCCGACGGTCAAACTGTATTAGTAGCCACTAATAAGGCATCGAACGTGCCCACTCTGGGCCTGTCCGACGTTCTCGAGGCGTTCGGACAAGACCTCGTGGACGCGGAGACGAGAGCTGAGGAAGCGGGATACGGGCTCTTCCTCGACGCAGTGACGGCCGAACTGGAGATCATCGCGACCGAGAGCGGCGAGAAGACCGCACAACTGGGAGTTCTGGCCTGGGTCGTCGGCGCCTCGGCGGGGGGGAAACGAGAACGGACGACGACCGGAGTCCATCGAGTCATCCTGAGCCTCACCTCCCACGGACCGCCCGGCCCGATTGACGGCGCGACACCCGCCGAACCCACGAACGGAGCCGGAGATGAGGGGCCACCGTCGGATCCGGACGTCCGGCCTCTGCACCCTCTGCCCGATTCCCGACCCCCGGCGCTCGAACACCGGGATCCCGAAAGGCCGTTGCCCAAACTCGGACGCTGAAGTCGGCGGGTAGCCCTCCGACACCGGCAACCCGCAGACGAGCACCGGTGGCACGGGTTCACGCAAGGCAGGAATCCGCGAAGCCGGCCAAGCCGAGGGCCGCAACGAAGGCGACGCCCGCAGCGAAGCGCAAGCTGGCAGAGAAGACGACCGCCACGAAGAGGACCGCCGCAAAGGACACGCGGAAGGCAGTCACCGCGAAACAGACAACCGCCAAGAAGACGACCGCGAGAACTCCCCAGCGGTAGGCAGTGCGGCCGTCCTCCGGCGAAGCTGGCCTGCGCCGCCGGTCGGGTGATCGTGTGGGGCCGGATGGGTGTAGCGGCTTGTGCGCATGCAACGACGGCGCCCCTCGCTGCCTATGGTCCGGGTGGATACACCGGATGACGGCCCTGCGGGGCCCTCGACTGGCGTCCCAACGGCGATGGCCGGGACGCGGATTCCGAGGAATAGTTGAACAGCATTTCTTTCAGCGACGTGTCCGCGCGGACGCGTTCCGCCCCCACGCGCGTGGTGACTGCGGCGCTACGTGCCGGAGTGGCGGTTCTCAACGCGGACGATCCGCGGTCGTGGCGCGAGCTCGCGCGCATGCACGGCGTCGTCCTCGGGTGCCTTCCGCCGGGTGAAGGCCCGGCCACTCCGGCGGAGTTCCGCCTTTGTCTTCGTCTGCGGTTGCGGGACTGGGTGCCGTTGGACTGGTCGCTCGTCGCGCCGGAGCTCGGCGACCTGGCCGTCCTGGTCGGCGACGGCGGCGCCGGACTCGCCTTGTCGGACGAGGCGTTCGACGTCGGCCAGGAGTACGTCCAGGCTCTGTTCGACGACACCGGCGGATTCGACGGCGGCCGGGAGTGGCTGCCGTCGTGGGCCTGGCAGACCGCCGAGCAGGTGGAGCGGACCACGTTTCGAGGCTTGGCAGAGGGTGATCAGGCCGGGTACGTCGCCGGCCGACGGATGCTCATCGAGGTCGCCGCGGCAACCGAGGAAGCGCTGCTGGAAGAGTATCTGCGGCGCGGTGCGGCACGGCTGGACGCCTACGAGCCGATCCCGGACGACCGCGTGGTGATCCGCGGTGACGCTCGATGGTGGTGGCCATGCCCCGAGTGCGGATATCCGATGCTGGTCGACCACTTGAGTGTGCGCTGCCCGTATCGACAACACCGCCAACGGTTCCTGATCGCGTCCGACGGCCGGGGGAACGCACCGGTTCTGTTCAACGCACCGCGCCCACCGAAGGCCCGCCGCGCCGAGCGGGTGTGGTGCGTGCGTTGGGGGGTGTGGCGGCACATCACGGTGCCGGGCCGCTCCGAGGTGCCGCTGCTGGCCTGGCTGGACGACCTCGACGGGGTCGAGGTGGTGTGGTGGCAGGGCATGGACGCGGTTGACCTGGCCGTCACCTTCGCCGACGGGTCGGTGTGGACCGGGGACGTCAAGGACATCGCGAACATCGACGCGGTGGTGGCTCGGCCTCCGCGCGCGGATTTCGTGCTGCTGCCCCGCTGGCGCAGCGCGTTGATTCCCGCGCTGCGCGACCATCTTCCTGCCGGCCGGTACACGGTGTGCACGATCGAGCAGTTCAAACGCCGTGTGAAGGAACGTGTCGATGCGCTGCGCGCGGTGGGCGCCCCCGCGG includes the following:
- a CDS encoding trypco2 family protein — encoded protein: MPTLGLSDVLEAFGQDLVDAETRAEEAGYGLFLDAVTAELEIIATESGEKTAQLGVLAWVVGASAGGKRERTTTGVHRVILSLTSHGPPGPIDGATPAEPTNGAGDEGPPSDPDVRPLHPLPDSRPPALEHRDPERPLPKLGR
- a CDS encoding methyltransferase domain-containing protein; translated protein: MTVVGPVSLAALLEGKGVLPQGWQPVFERVARGEFLPDRVWPEDGDVVVDRRRDPDAWRAAVYSDRALVTQWDDGPHTGDGAGRLATSSASAPSTVAEMLFDLDAQTGMRVLEIGTGTGYSAALLAARGCDVVSVEIDPELAEQARANLARAGYGDAVRVVTGDGVLGHPDAGPYDRVQVTAGVRLIPAAWIEQARAGAVIVMPWGTDYSTGDCALRLVVDEDRRGASGSFTMATAFMKLRRQRPDRRHYGAAALPDDWTATAAASTTSLGWGDVVAGPFDPVGFVLGLCVRDCLAQPVPDGHGGGTLWLYAADTGLGHSTAAAGFAPGCTPHVLQSGPRRLWDEVEAAWCWWDGQGRPTVHDFGLTAGVDTTGGAATVEQQAWYRDRNHPLAPARTAVETR